A DNA window from Deinococcus malanensis contains the following coding sequences:
- a CDS encoding peptidoglycan D,D-transpeptidase FtsI family protein, producing MEVKIRNRSRIMQVIALMMFLTLVWAYAQLEWGVPQGVKRKVVQLRGTITTADGKVLASSSAAGKRVYPQGKLAGQVVGMMGATEGLEGLEFAYNRVLESGQDVRLTLDTRIQAAAEAALGAAVPRHQAEYGSVVVMETRTGRILAAASYPSFDPNRWRNFSQDDRRNRPFLDVFEPGSTVKGLVVAAAMNEGLTSPQTQYDTPMRRYIGGRWGSTIGDVVAHPPRLTTQQILRYSSNVGMSHIVERFAAEDLRNYLTKFGFGRDVSLPTVMTATGRLQPLRNWGDLVRATNAFGQGMSSTTLQMAAAYNALANDGLYVSPRLVEGSGGVERYEVLRPEVARTTRNMLQFVIEDGIPTQAGIKGYALAGKTGTAQVVVGNRYSNTIYNSTFAGFFPADAPRVTVAVMVHGAKVRFQGSQLAAPIYQDIAADILSRWGSAPAIAPEANE from the coding sequence ATGGAAGTAAAGATCCGCAATCGTTCCCGCATCATGCAGGTCATCGCCCTGATGATGTTCCTGACACTGGTGTGGGCCTATGCCCAGCTCGAATGGGGAGTGCCGCAGGGCGTCAAGCGCAAGGTGGTGCAACTGCGCGGCACCATTACCACCGCTGACGGCAAGGTGCTGGCCAGCAGCAGCGCGGCCGGCAAGCGGGTCTATCCGCAGGGCAAGCTGGCCGGTCAGGTGGTGGGCATGATGGGGGCGACCGAGGGCCTCGAAGGCCTGGAATTCGCCTACAACCGGGTGCTGGAATCCGGGCAGGACGTGCGCCTGACCCTGGACACCCGCATCCAGGCGGCTGCAGAGGCGGCCCTAGGCGCTGCCGTACCCCGCCACCAGGCCGAGTACGGCTCGGTGGTGGTTATGGAAACTCGGACCGGGCGGATTCTGGCCGCAGCCAGCTATCCCTCGTTTGATCCGAACCGCTGGCGCAACTTCAGCCAGGACGACCGGCGCAACCGTCCCTTTCTGGATGTCTTCGAGCCGGGCTCGACGGTCAAGGGACTGGTGGTGGCGGCAGCGATGAATGAAGGCCTGACCAGCCCCCAGACCCAGTACGACACGCCCATGCGCCGCTACATTGGGGGCCGGTGGGGCAGCACCATTGGTGACGTTGTGGCGCACCCGCCGCGCCTGACCACACAGCAGATCCTGCGTTACAGCAGCAACGTGGGGATGTCGCACATCGTGGAGCGCTTTGCCGCCGAGGATCTGCGGAACTACCTGACGAAATTCGGGTTCGGGCGCGACGTCAGCCTTCCCACCGTCATGACTGCGACGGGCCGTCTGCAGCCGCTGCGCAACTGGGGTGACCTGGTCCGGGCCACCAACGCCTTCGGCCAAGGCATGAGCAGTACGACCCTGCAGATGGCCGCCGCCTACAACGCACTGGCCAACGACGGTCTGTATGTCTCGCCCCGACTGGTGGAGGGTTCTGGAGGCGTCGAGCGGTACGAGGTGCTGCGTCCCGAAGTAGCCCGAACGACCCGCAACATGCTGCAGTTTGTGATCGAGGACGGCATTCCGACTCAGGCCGGGATCAAGGGGTATGCCCTTGCCGGCAAGACTGGCACCGCCCAGGTCGTGGTCGGGAACCGCTACTCCAACACGATCTATAACAGCACCTTTGCCGGTTTCTTTCCGGCGGACGCTCCCCGCGTCACGGTTGCTGTCATGGTCCACGGAGCCAAGGTGCGCTTTCAGGGCTCCCAGCTGGCGGCGCCGATTTATCAGGATATTGCCGCCGACATTCTGTCCCGGTGGGGCAGCGCACCGGCCATTGCTCCGGAAGCCAATGAGTAA
- a CDS encoding 3D domain-containing protein: MTRILNWLQALVLSLTGLAAATPALPSSTLATSAVRDALSAAVPTPAISQQAASSAAQNRAEAVAQAARTVKLPVDNTPIAVARSTGRTAIVRATAYNSLPNQTDSTPFITATGTRVRAGVVALSRDLLRQFPYGSKITIEDLSGRYNFKGRVFVVEDTMAARKRNSLDIWMGTRTEAINFGARQLRITAVR; the protein is encoded by the coding sequence ATGACCCGAATTCTCAACTGGCTGCAGGCCCTCGTGCTGAGCCTCACCGGCCTCGCGGCTGCAACCCCCGCTCTTCCCAGCAGTACCCTGGCCACCAGTGCTGTGCGTGACGCCCTGAGCGCTGCCGTGCCGACTCCTGCCATTTCTCAGCAAGCGGCCTCCAGCGCCGCTCAGAACCGTGCCGAAGCCGTGGCCCAGGCCGCCCGAACCGTCAAGCTGCCCGTCGACAACACCCCCATTGCTGTGGCGCGCAGTACCGGCCGCACCGCCATTGTGCGCGCTACGGCTTATAACAGCCTGCCGAACCAGACCGACAGCACCCCGTTTATTACGGCGACCGGTACCCGTGTACGAGCCGGAGTCGTGGCCCTGAGCCGTGACCTGCTGCGCCAGTTCCCCTACGGCAGCAAGATCACGATTGAGGATCTCAGCGGCCGCTACAACTTCAAGGGACGTGTCTTCGTTGTGGAAGACACCATGGCCGCCCGCAAAAGGAACAGCCTGGACATCTGGATGGGGACCCGCACTGAGGCCATCAACTTTGGCGCGCGCCAGCTGCGAATTACTGCCGTTCGCTGA
- a CDS encoding ABC transporter permease, with the protein MTVPARPTSSMALAWTLARAHLRRRRTQNILTVLGIAVGVMALIAALSLTNGFTAALVDATLRASPHLSVTAFTPGARDADLERAMRSDVRVQAFTPFLADKGLLTTPASTGRRAGVDFATLFGVPAGGARVLRLPPPGNVLLASLKDGEVLLGSALARNVSAFTGDQVRLLGSTQRRTILKVKGVFTTGNYLIDSAYAFTNLKTLQDLQSTSNITGYQMRLHDPQQAVALGDDLTRTRAYSSLPWQSLYGTLLEQLALQKKVIGFVVFLIVIVAAFGIANVLTLVVFEKTQEIAILRAIGATRGLITRLFLLEGLALGLGGLLVGNLLGLGITTYFTVRPFQLPGDLYFITSLPVEVRWSDLLAVNAIGLVTTLLAALIPARRAANIEPARIIR; encoded by the coding sequence ATGACGGTTCCCGCCCGACCTACCTCTTCAATGGCTCTGGCGTGGACCCTGGCGCGGGCCCACCTGCGCCGCCGTCGCACCCAGAACATCCTGACTGTCCTGGGAATTGCCGTGGGAGTCATGGCGCTCATTGCCGCCCTGAGTCTGACCAACGGGTTCACGGCGGCCCTGGTTGACGCGACCCTGCGGGCCAGCCCGCATCTGAGCGTGACGGCCTTTACTCCGGGTGCCCGGGACGCTGATCTTGAAAGGGCAATGCGGAGTGACGTGCGGGTGCAGGCGTTTACCCCATTCCTGGCAGACAAGGGGCTGCTGACCACCCCGGCCAGCACAGGTCGCCGGGCCGGCGTGGACTTCGCAACGCTGTTCGGGGTACCGGCGGGTGGCGCACGGGTACTGCGCCTTCCACCCCCCGGCAACGTTCTACTGGCCAGCTTGAAAGATGGCGAGGTTCTGCTGGGCAGCGCCCTGGCGCGCAATGTCAGCGCGTTCACCGGCGATCAGGTGCGGCTGCTGGGGAGCACCCAGCGCCGGACCATACTGAAGGTCAAAGGTGTCTTCACGACCGGCAACTACCTGATCGACAGCGCGTATGCCTTTACCAACCTGAAGACTTTGCAGGATCTGCAGAGCACCTCGAACATCACCGGCTACCAGATGCGGCTGCACGACCCTCAGCAGGCTGTAGCCCTGGGCGACGATCTGACCCGCACCCGGGCGTATTCTTCGCTGCCCTGGCAAAGCTTGTACGGGACGCTGCTGGAGCAACTGGCCCTGCAGAAGAAGGTCATAGGCTTTGTAGTGTTTCTGATTGTGATTGTTGCTGCCTTCGGTATCGCCAATGTCCTGACGCTAGTGGTGTTCGAAAAAACCCAGGAGATTGCCATCCTGCGTGCGATTGGGGCCACCCGGGGGCTGATCACGCGTCTGTTCCTGCTTGAAGGCCTGGCGCTGGGCCTGGGTGGACTGCTGGTCGGCAATCTGCTGGGGCTGGGGATTACTACCTATTTCACGGTGCGACCGTTCCAGTTGCCTGGAGACCTCTATTTCATCACGTCGCTTCCGGTGGAGGTGCGCTGGAGCGACCTGCTGGCAGTCAATGCCATAGGTCTGGTTACGACGCTACTGGCAGCGCTGATTCCTGCGCGCAGAGCAGCCAACATCGAACCGGCACGCATTATCCGCTGA
- a CDS encoding DUF4384 domain-containing protein, translating into MNKFLMIPAAMLLSTAAAAPKISAQSIIVNPSQPDLSVSVRVDKDTSGSQNPAYRVGDKISISTTVNRDAYVYLFNVNPDGSVDQVLPNRLSETNFVKAGTTKVFPAPDDNFNFTVAGPIGQNKVLALASTTELDLDQISSFKTTQDQFATVNAKTQAGLAQALSIVVNPLPQKSWVSDTAFYTVAARTPVATGSLFVGTNVNNALVTLNGQRLGGANVTYSSLRAGTYPVRVQASGYRDFTTTLTIRGGTTTNLNVEFAQAAPAPAPVATQFTLSIRSAVNGARVFVDGDEVGTIRNGGLNVRLSRGTHEVVVMASGYRTFSSTYNITRNAQITINPSR; encoded by the coding sequence ATGAACAAATTTCTGATGATTCCGGCGGCCATGCTTCTGAGCACTGCTGCAGCCGCCCCCAAGATCAGCGCCCAGAGCATTATCGTCAACCCCAGCCAGCCTGACCTGAGTGTCAGTGTGCGCGTGGACAAGGACACCAGCGGTAGCCAGAACCCTGCTTACCGTGTGGGCGACAAGATCAGCATCAGCACCACCGTCAACCGTGACGCCTACGTGTACCTGTTCAACGTCAACCCGGACGGAAGCGTGGACCAGGTCCTGCCCAACCGTCTGAGTGAGACGAACTTCGTCAAGGCGGGCACCACCAAGGTCTTCCCGGCTCCTGATGACAACTTCAACTTTACGGTTGCTGGCCCGATTGGTCAGAACAAGGTTCTGGCACTCGCCAGCACGACCGAGCTTGACCTGGACCAGATCAGCAGCTTCAAGACCACCCAGGACCAGTTCGCTACCGTAAATGCCAAGACCCAGGCGGGCCTTGCCCAGGCGCTAAGCATCGTGGTCAACCCACTGCCCCAGAAGAGCTGGGTCAGTGACACTGCCTTCTACACCGTGGCGGCGCGTACCCCTGTGGCGACTGGCAGCCTGTTTGTCGGGACCAACGTCAATAACGCACTGGTAACCCTGAATGGTCAGCGTCTCGGCGGTGCCAACGTGACCTACAGCAGCCTGCGGGCTGGCACCTACCCCGTGCGTGTCCAGGCCAGCGGTTACCGTGACTTCACCACGACCCTGACTATCCGTGGCGGAACCACCACAAACCTGAACGTGGAATTCGCCCAGGCGGCGCCTGCACCGGCCCCCGTGGCCACCCAGTTCACCCTGAGCATCCGCAGTGCGGTGAACGGCGCCCGCGTGTTCGTTGACGGCGATGAAGTGGGCACCATCCGCAACGGTGGTCTGAACGTGCGCCTGAGTCGTGGCACCCACGAGGTCGTGGTCATGGCTTCCGGCTACCGCACCTTCTCCAGCACCTACAACATCACCCGCAACGCCCAGATCACCATTAACCCCAGCCGCTGA
- a CDS encoding NUDIX hydrolase, with translation MERSDPLDEALADPWALWLGARARQALHLPYFRRAAVLVGLTREADPRVLLTLRSADLPTHKGQISFPGGSLEPGEGPVEGALREAWEEVGLDPATVQVLGELDDVFTPVGFHVTPVLARIEPQPSLSASGEVAQVLMPSLAALRAAPYTREWRHLPDGTRVAVYHYPWQGHNIWGMTARVLHDLLTEGPVSLTI, from the coding sequence ATGGAACGTAGTGATCCACTCGACGAGGCGTTGGCCGACCCGTGGGCGCTGTGGCTCGGTGCGCGTGCGCGGCAGGCCCTGCATCTGCCCTACTTCCGGCGGGCCGCCGTTCTGGTCGGCCTGACCCGTGAAGCCGACCCGCGCGTGCTGTTAACGCTCCGATCGGCGGATCTGCCGACCCACAAGGGCCAGATCAGCTTTCCCGGCGGCAGTCTGGAGCCGGGCGAGGGACCAGTGGAGGGTGCCCTGCGCGAAGCCTGGGAAGAGGTCGGACTGGACCCGGCGACAGTGCAGGTGCTGGGGGAACTTGATGACGTGTTTACCCCCGTCGGCTTTCACGTCACTCCGGTTCTGGCCCGCATCGAGCCTCAGCCGTCGCTGAGCGCTTCCGGGGAGGTCGCCCAGGTACTGATGCCCAGTCTGGCGGCCCTGCGCGCTGCGCCCTATACCCGGGAGTGGCGGCACCTTCCGGACGGCACGCGGGTAGCGGTCTACCACTACCCCTGGCAGGGCCACAACATCTGGGGCATGACGGCGCGGGTGCTGCATGATCTGCTGACAGAGGGCCCAGTTTCTCTGACCATATAA
- a CDS encoding MazG family protein gives MHELMTIMRRLRAPDGCPWDREQTHESLRPYLLEEAAEAVDAIGSGSPAELAGELGDVLLQVAFHSVIAQEAGTFTYENVEAGIVAKLVRRHPHVFGDTVVSGSDQVVSNWQAIKAAEQGGRPRRAVDRVPSALGALSREAQAQKLAGIQGDRDSLLRTLQEAPESEEGVAAVLSAVVAWARSAGVDGEVALRARTQQVLEQLPDETTHGT, from the coding sequence ATGCATGAACTGATGACCATCATGCGGCGCCTGCGCGCACCGGACGGCTGTCCGTGGGACCGCGAACAGACGCACGAGTCGCTGCGTCCCTACCTGCTTGAAGAGGCAGCCGAGGCCGTGGATGCCATCGGCAGCGGCAGCCCGGCTGAGCTGGCCGGTGAACTGGGCGACGTCCTGCTGCAGGTTGCCTTCCACAGCGTGATCGCGCAGGAAGCCGGTACCTTCACCTATGAAAACGTGGAAGCTGGCATCGTGGCCAAGCTGGTGCGGCGCCACCCCCATGTCTTCGGAGACACGGTGGTGAGCGGCAGCGATCAGGTGGTCAGCAACTGGCAGGCCATCAAGGCCGCCGAGCAGGGAGGTCGACCCCGGCGTGCAGTGGACCGCGTTCCTTCTGCGCTGGGCGCTCTGTCCCGGGAGGCACAGGCCCAGAAGCTGGCCGGGATCCAGGGCGACCGCGATTCGCTGCTTCGCACCCTGCAGGAGGCCCCGGAGTCCGAAGAAGGCGTCGCTGCAGTGCTTTCAGCCGTGGTTGCCTGGGCCCGGTCAGCCGGGGTGGATGGTGAGGTGGCGCTGCGCGCCCGCACCCAGCAGGTGCTGGAACAGCTGCCGGACGAGACAACGCATGGAACGTAG
- a CDS encoding SDR family oxidoreductase, with protein MTQTPPSKSAFITGASKGIGLAVARALVHEGYAVTITSRHQDEVEAAAGELAGERQGGQARGVACDVRDAASLQREVDQHVQAYGGLDVLFVNAGVGRFMNVAELSIEDWDSMIQTNLSGAFYTVKAAIGALSQRGGYIFTLSSLAGRNPLPGGGAYNASKFGLNGLSEVLNLDLRDRGIKVTQIMPGSVATHFGGHTPSEADAWKIQPEDIAQLTVDLLNMPERTLPSRVEVRPSRPPRK; from the coding sequence ATGACGCAGACACCTCCCAGTAAAAGTGCTTTTATCACTGGCGCCAGTAAGGGCATAGGGCTGGCCGTGGCGCGCGCGCTGGTTCACGAGGGCTACGCCGTGACCATCACCAGCCGCCACCAGGATGAGGTGGAGGCCGCAGCCGGTGAACTTGCTGGTGAAAGGCAGGGCGGGCAGGCGCGCGGGGTGGCGTGCGACGTGCGTGACGCCGCCTCATTGCAGCGCGAGGTGGATCAGCACGTGCAGGCTTACGGAGGCCTGGACGTCCTGTTCGTCAATGCCGGCGTGGGGCGCTTCATGAACGTCGCGGAACTGAGCATCGAGGACTGGGACAGCATGATCCAGACCAACCTCAGCGGCGCCTTTTACACGGTCAAGGCCGCCATCGGCGCGCTGTCGCAGCGGGGCGGATATATCTTCACGCTCTCCAGTCTGGCAGGCAGGAATCCACTCCCGGGCGGCGGCGCCTACAACGCCAGTAAATTTGGCCTCAATGGGCTCTCGGAGGTCCTGAACCTGGACCTGCGAGACCGTGGCATCAAGGTGACACAGATCATGCCTGGCAGTGTGGCAACGCATTTTGGGGGACACACACCCAGCGAGGCCGATGCCTGGAAGATTCAGCCGGAGGACATTGCGCAGCTGACGGTGGACCTGCTGAATATGCCCGAGCGGACCCTGCCCAGCCGGGTGGAGGTTCGCCCCAGCCGCCCGCCCCGGAAATAA
- the smpB gene encoding SsrA-binding protein SmpB, with amino-acid sequence MPRVYTNRRAHYEYELLERFEAGISLTGSEVKSIRAGGVDFRDAFARLHGGNVDLEGLYIPVYKEATYNNHEPRRTRRLLLNRMEILKLKKGLEQKGLTLVPTRLYQKGQYFKVELALARGKKLHDKRRADAEKTVRRELREL; translated from the coding sequence ATGCCGCGCGTGTACACGAACCGCCGCGCTCATTACGAGTACGAGTTGTTGGAGCGCTTCGAGGCGGGCATCAGCCTGACAGGCAGCGAGGTCAAGAGCATTCGTGCCGGCGGCGTGGATTTCCGTGACGCCTTCGCCCGGCTTCACGGCGGCAATGTCGACCTCGAAGGCCTCTACATTCCGGTGTATAAGGAAGCGACCTACAACAACCACGAGCCCCGGCGCACCCGGCGGCTCCTGCTGAACCGCATGGAGATTCTGAAACTCAAAAAGGGCCTGGAGCAGAAGGGCCTGACCCTGGTGCCCACCCGGCTTTATCAGAAAGGCCAGTATTTCAAGGTGGAACTGGCCCTGGCCCGCGGCAAGAAACTGCATGACAAGCGGCGCGCGGATGCAGAGAAAACGGTGCGGCGCGAGTTGAGAGAGCTATGA
- a CDS encoding N-acetylmuramoyl-L-alanine amidase produces the protein MKRGARTSFLWPLVPAALLGAGLLGAGLAEAQIALSKLTLAGKQVQSVNLYGAEYASQETLSALLNVSRDGGLLRVTGLGHTLLLPIDEDQQRATTDFNTVQLDTRRVQARAATLINGNVYLPLDTLARGLGAKYEPGNFRVAAPTLQGVSSRAGKDADRLVLDLSRDVEVIDEQRGANVVVTLRGLKGEPRKYTTRGAFVPRAEVTREKDNLQLTFPLTAASGVRVYKVVRPGSVRVVIDAGPGIVRTSPALLEHVTRPLIVLDPMRVEGAGRDVTLEVARRAAELLSGAGWQVRVTRDSASAMNLRTKLELARQSDVFLALDLGRLPGAKRSGVTVYEQSGQSSAQIINAIRAGNAPPYGTLVAGNAGGTRKLGELLRGELKGGGVAANQDTTSRVLTLREAPQAALLMELGWASNAEDLARLAVDRRLQAMANALARSVATYLTARANNNANLGAQGVAR, from the coding sequence ATGAAACGGGGCGCTCGCACGTCCTTCCTGTGGCCCCTGGTGCCGGCCGCTCTGCTGGGTGCCGGGCTGCTGGGAGCTGGGCTTGCTGAGGCCCAGATTGCCCTGAGCAAGCTGACGCTGGCGGGTAAGCAGGTACAGAGTGTCAACCTGTACGGCGCCGAGTACGCCAGCCAGGAGACCCTCAGTGCCCTGCTCAACGTGTCGCGCGACGGCGGCCTGCTTCGCGTGACCGGGCTGGGGCACACGCTGCTGCTGCCCATCGACGAGGACCAGCAGCGGGCCACCACCGATTTCAACACGGTGCAGCTCGATACCCGGCGCGTTCAGGCCCGGGCCGCCACCCTGATCAACGGCAACGTGTATCTGCCGCTCGATACCCTGGCCCGTGGTCTGGGTGCCAAGTACGAACCCGGGAACTTCCGGGTGGCCGCCCCAACCCTTCAGGGGGTCAGCAGCCGCGCCGGCAAGGACGCCGACCGTCTGGTGCTGGACCTGAGCCGTGACGTGGAAGTGATTGACGAGCAGCGCGGGGCCAATGTGGTGGTGACCCTGCGCGGGCTCAAAGGTGAACCGCGCAAATACACCACCCGGGGTGCTTTCGTGCCCCGGGCCGAAGTCACGCGCGAGAAGGACAATCTGCAACTGACCTTTCCACTGACGGCTGCCAGTGGCGTGCGGGTCTACAAGGTGGTCCGGCCGGGCAGCGTGCGCGTGGTGATTGATGCGGGACCGGGAATCGTGCGGACCAGCCCCGCCCTGCTGGAGCACGTGACGCGCCCGCTGATTGTTCTTGACCCCATGCGGGTAGAGGGTGCAGGCCGGGACGTGACCCTGGAGGTGGCCCGCCGCGCTGCCGAGCTGCTGAGCGGCGCCGGGTGGCAGGTGCGAGTGACGCGGGATTCGGCGAGCGCCATGAATCTGCGGACCAAGCTGGAACTCGCGCGTCAAAGTGACGTCTTCCTCGCACTGGACCTGGGCCGCCTGCCGGGTGCCAAACGCAGCGGGGTCACCGTCTATGAGCAGTCCGGTCAGTCGAGTGCGCAGATCATCAACGCCATCCGTGCGGGAAATGCTCCGCCCTACGGCACGCTCGTGGCCGGCAACGCGGGCGGCACCCGCAAGCTGGGAGAGCTGCTGCGGGGCGAACTCAAGGGAGGCGGGGTGGCGGCCAACCAGGACACTACCTCCCGTGTGCTGACCCTGCGCGAGGCCCCCCAGGCGGCGCTGCTGATGGAACTCGGCTGGGCCAGCAACGCCGAGGACCTGGCCCGGCTGGCGGTTGACCGGCGCCTGCAGGCGATGGCCAATGCCCTGGCCCGGTCAGTGGCCACCTACCTGACGGCCCGGGCCAACAACAACGCCAATCTCGGTGCCCAGGGGGTGGCACGGTGA
- a CDS encoding GerMN domain-containing protein, whose product MKRVFSLFNVVTLVLLGASVLALQAVKRTPDTPEAPKLELAQRTALKVKVYFTDPQVQALKAETRTVQVTQQDAGTLAQAALNVWAGGPNDRDHLGLVPKGTAAPKVYLRSGHYYVDMPATYGKLRYGTSGERMLLCSMTRTLLGLKGQDVTFLLDGKNIETLGHLDLREAFTGRDCADQ is encoded by the coding sequence GTGAAACGCGTGTTTTCCCTGTTTAACGTGGTAACGCTGGTGCTGCTGGGCGCCTCGGTCCTGGCGCTGCAGGCGGTCAAGCGGACTCCCGATACGCCGGAAGCTCCCAAGCTCGAGCTTGCCCAGCGCACCGCGCTGAAGGTCAAGGTGTACTTCACCGATCCGCAGGTTCAGGCCCTGAAGGCCGAGACCCGCACCGTGCAGGTGACCCAGCAGGACGCCGGGACGCTGGCACAGGCCGCGCTCAACGTCTGGGCGGGTGGCCCCAACGACCGCGACCATCTGGGGCTGGTGCCGAAAGGAACCGCGGCGCCCAAGGTCTACCTGCGCAGCGGCCACTATTACGTGGACATGCCTGCCACCTATGGCAAGCTCCGGTACGGCACCAGCGGTGAACGGATGTTGCTGTGCAGCATGACCCGCACCCTGCTTGGCCTCAAGGGTCAGGACGTGACATTCCTGCTGGACGGCAAGAACATCGAGACCCTCGGTCACCTGGACCTGCGCGAGGCCTTTACCGGACGCGACTGTGCCGATCAGTGA